In one Kitasatospora cineracea genomic region, the following are encoded:
- a CDS encoding SpoIIE family protein phosphatase, with amino-acid sequence MDRFARLAASVLAAPEAVVAVLVGPADTEVLECWPPERSPAGPWHAVLRRHVARTGELLTVDDLTRWAADGHEAALDGAEGAFAAAPLYGARGECLGVMAVHDPRPRAWSGHNRQDLEDLAGVCAAELRLRVSTRRANEAHHGAQEAREEAQALTGAARASERRLRVQLERSELLLRAAELLGNTLGLDQVRTTVSDLVSGDLKPAYVGLVLRGDDDKLRRAVDTASGPVPLEEQVPLYALTDGWPTAQAAQENRVVSVPDRQTLVDHYDPHTVVVFDQMGLHSAVCVPLPGTRRPTLGALVAAWDEPHETDIHERAVLTVIAGYTALAVERALHLDERTSVARQLQRAMLTDFPHTPGLELAALYRSAAHHDMVGGDWYDAYPVLPHRIAADGRRPLAVTVGDITGHDTHATTLMGQARSMLRQADVDRGGSPADALASFERANDQLHTRISGTLVHAHLHPRPHGAWLLRWTNAGHPSPLLAHPNRDTERLTEHGLLLHPGLALPEGRPVHERLLEPGSVLLLYTDGLVEHRGRDLEQGIDRAADLLARAVADHTPLPQALDLLADTLAGPDHGDDVVLLALRVTDQGVG; translated from the coding sequence GTGGACCGCTTCGCCCGTTTGGCCGCCAGCGTGCTGGCCGCACCCGAGGCGGTCGTCGCGGTGCTGGTCGGCCCGGCGGACACCGAGGTGCTCGAGTGCTGGCCGCCGGAGCGTTCACCGGCAGGGCCCTGGCACGCGGTGCTGCGTCGGCACGTGGCACGCACCGGTGAGCTGTTGACGGTGGACGACCTCACCCGATGGGCGGCCGACGGCCACGAGGCCGCGCTGGACGGCGCCGAAGGGGCCTTCGCCGCCGCCCCCCTGTACGGCGCGCGGGGCGAGTGCCTGGGAGTCATGGCCGTCCACGACCCCCGCCCGCGGGCCTGGAGCGGGCACAACCGCCAGGACCTGGAGGACCTGGCCGGCGTGTGCGCGGCTGAGCTGCGGCTTCGGGTGAGCACGCGGCGCGCCAACGAGGCGCACCACGGCGCGCAGGAGGCCCGCGAAGAGGCGCAGGCGCTCACCGGAGCGGCCAGGGCGAGCGAGCGGAGGCTGCGGGTCCAACTGGAGCGCTCCGAACTGCTGCTGCGGGCGGCCGAACTGCTCGGCAACACCTTGGGCCTGGACCAGGTGCGCACCACGGTGAGCGACCTGGTCAGCGGGGACCTGAAACCGGCCTACGTGGGGCTGGTCCTGCGCGGGGACGACGACAAGCTGCGGCGCGCCGTCGACACCGCCAGCGGACCGGTGCCCCTGGAGGAACAGGTCCCGCTGTACGCCCTGACCGACGGGTGGCCCACCGCACAGGCCGCGCAGGAGAACCGCGTGGTCAGCGTCCCCGACCGCCAGACACTCGTCGACCACTACGACCCGCACACCGTGGTCGTCTTCGACCAGATGGGCCTGCACTCGGCCGTGTGCGTGCCCCTGCCCGGCACCCGCCGCCCCACCCTGGGCGCGCTGGTCGCCGCCTGGGACGAACCGCACGAGACCGACATCCACGAACGCGCCGTCCTGACGGTGATCGCCGGATACACCGCCCTGGCGGTCGAACGGGCCCTGCACCTGGACGAGCGCACCAGCGTCGCACGCCAACTCCAGCGGGCCATGCTCACCGACTTCCCCCACACGCCGGGACTCGAACTCGCCGCCCTCTACCGGTCCGCCGCCCACCACGACATGGTCGGCGGGGACTGGTACGACGCCTACCCCGTCCTTCCGCACCGGATCGCGGCCGACGGGCGCAGGCCGCTGGCCGTCACCGTGGGCGACATCACCGGACACGACACGCACGCCACCACCCTGATGGGCCAGGCCCGCAGCATGCTGCGGCAGGCCGACGTGGACCGCGGGGGAAGCCCCGCGGACGCCCTCGCCTCCTTCGAACGTGCCAACGACCAGCTGCACACCCGCATCAGCGGCACCCTCGTCCACGCCCACCTGCACCCCCGCCCCCACGGTGCGTGGCTGCTGCGCTGGACCAACGCCGGCCACCCCTCCCCGCTGCTCGCCCACCCGAACCGCGACACCGAACGCCTCACCGAGCACGGCCTGCTGCTCCACCCCGGCCTGGCCCTGCCCGAAGGCCGTCCCGTCCACGAACGCCTGCTGGAGCCGGGCTCCGTCCTGCTCCTCTACACCGACGGCCTGGTCGAACACCGCGGCCGCGACCTGGAACAGGGCATCGACCGCGCCGCCGATCTCCTGGCCCGGGCCGTCGCCGACCACACCCCGCTGCCGCAGGCCCTCGACCTGCTGGCCGACACCCTGGCCG